One genomic region from Microcystis panniformis FACHB-1757 encodes:
- a CDS encoding pentapeptide repeat-containing protein: MLYRANLKEANLERANLERAILERANLREANLEGANLEDANVKRTILDTEVKTE, encoded by the coding sequence ATTCTTTACAGGGCAAATCTTAAAGAGGCAAATCTTGAAAGGGCAAATCTTGAAAGGGCAATTCTTGAAAGGGCAAATCTTAGAGAGGCAAATCTTGAGGGGGCAAATCTTGAAGATGCTAACGTCAAAAGGACGATTCTCGATACGGAAGTTAAAACCGAGTGA
- the uvrC gene encoding excinuclease ABC subunit UvrC: MFGNNLNSTLIQDLDRLENRLREIPLEPGVYFLRDQNGEILYIGKSKKLRSRVRSYFRPSQPLSPRIALMVRQVTEIEFIVTDTEAESLALEANLIKQHQPHFNTLLKDDKKYPYICITWSETYPRIFITRKRSINNQKDRYYGPYVDTRLLRHTLHLIKRTFPLRQRPQPLFKDRPCLNYDIGRCPGVCQKLISPQDYRETLQKVAMIFQGRTGELLEKLAAKMLAASENLDFEQAATIRDQIRGLQALNTDQKVSLPDDTVSRDAIALAKDEQHCCIQLFQVRSGRLVARLGFFADSQSANEGEILQKVLEEHYLSVEGVEIPSEILLPCELPEGEVLAGWLREKKGRKVELTVPQRQSKADLLAMVEKNALYELEKTKRSADRDLQSLQDLAVILDLPALPHRIEGYDISHIQGSNAVASGVVFIDGVAANQHYRHYKIKNPEVKIGHSDDFASLAEVIRRRFRLYAENPDNIAESDDFPDLVMIDGGKGQLSTVVTVLGEMNLLEQVKVVSLAKQREEIFLPGESSPLETDKEQPGVQLLRRVRDEAHRFAVSFHRQQRMQKSRRSRLDEIPGLGFKRQKDLLAHFHSLDYIREASLEQLQQVTGIGEQLAKEIYNYFHPR, translated from the coding sequence ATGTTCGGGAATAATCTTAACTCTACCCTAATCCAAGACCTCGATCGCCTAGAAAATCGTCTTCGGGAAATTCCCCTCGAACCGGGGGTGTACTTCCTGCGCGACCAAAATGGCGAAATTCTCTACATCGGTAAATCCAAAAAACTCCGGTCTAGAGTCCGTTCCTATTTTCGTCCCAGTCAACCCCTCAGTCCCCGCATTGCTTTGATGGTACGACAGGTGACAGAAATTGAATTTATCGTCACCGACACGGAAGCAGAATCCTTGGCCCTGGAAGCTAATCTAATTAAACAACATCAGCCCCATTTTAATACTCTCCTCAAGGACGATAAAAAATATCCATACATTTGTATTACTTGGTCGGAAACCTATCCGCGCATTTTTATCACCCGCAAACGTAGCATAAATAACCAAAAAGACCGTTATTATGGTCCCTACGTCGATACTAGGCTGCTGCGCCACACTTTACACCTAATTAAACGCACTTTTCCCCTGCGTCAACGTCCCCAACCTCTTTTTAAAGACCGTCCCTGTTTAAATTATGATATCGGTCGTTGTCCGGGGGTTTGTCAAAAATTAATCAGTCCCCAAGATTATCGAGAAACCTTGCAGAAAGTGGCGATGATTTTTCAGGGAAGGACGGGGGAATTATTAGAGAAATTAGCAGCAAAGATGCTCGCAGCGTCGGAAAACCTAGATTTTGAACAAGCGGCCACGATTAGGGATCAAATTCGCGGATTACAGGCCCTTAATACCGATCAAAAAGTCTCTTTACCTGATGATACCGTATCCCGGGACGCGATCGCTTTAGCTAAGGACGAGCAGCATTGTTGCATACAATTATTCCAAGTGCGTTCTGGTCGTTTGGTGGCACGTTTGGGATTTTTTGCCGATAGTCAGTCAGCAAACGAGGGAGAAATCCTGCAAAAAGTCCTGGAAGAACATTATTTATCGGTGGAAGGGGTGGAAATTCCCAGCGAAATCCTGTTACCCTGCGAATTACCGGAAGGTGAGGTGTTAGCGGGGTGGTTAAGGGAAAAAAAAGGTCGCAAAGTCGAGTTAACTGTCCCCCAACGGCAAAGTAAAGCGGATTTATTAGCTATGGTGGAGAAAAACGCTCTTTATGAGTTAGAAAAGACGAAAAGAAGCGCCGACCGAGATTTACAGTCTTTGCAGGATTTAGCGGTAATTCTCGATTTACCGGCGCTACCCCACCGCATCGAGGGTTATGATATTTCTCATATTCAGGGTTCTAATGCAGTCGCGTCGGGAGTGGTGTTTATCGATGGGGTGGCCGCTAATCAACATTATCGTCACTATAAAATCAAAAATCCCGAAGTTAAAATCGGCCATTCCGATGATTTTGCCAGTTTAGCAGAAGTAATTCGCCGGCGTTTCCGTCTTTATGCCGAAAATCCCGATAATATTGCCGAAAGTGATGATTTTCCCGATTTGGTCATGATTGATGGGGGAAAAGGACAATTATCGACAGTGGTGACAGTTTTAGGGGAGATGAATTTATTAGAACAGGTAAAAGTTGTTAGTTTAGCTAAACAGAGAGAGGAGATTTTTTTACCCGGGGAATCCTCTCCTTTAGAGACGGATAAGGAACAACCCGGAGTGCAATTATTGCGTCGAGTCAGGGATGAAGCGCACCGCTTTGCTGTTAGCTTTCACCGACAACAAAGGATGCAAAAAAGTCGCCGTTCCCGTCTGGATGAGATACCGGGTTTAGGTTTTAAGCGACAAAAAGATTTATTAGCTCATTTTCATTCTCTGGATTATATTCGCGAAGCTTCCCTAGAACAATTGCAACAGGTGACAGGAATTGGGGAACAATTAGCTAAGGAAATTTATAATTATTTTCATCCTAGGTAG
- a CDS encoding BrnT family toxin, which yields MDVYFVLSGITFVWNDEKSRINPINHDGITFQQAAEVFFDPLLVVVDASRNDEARDAIIGLDRRWNLLYVVYIERENDIIRIISARKATRKEREYYES from the coding sequence ATGGATGTCTATTTTGTCCTCAGTGGCATTACTTTTGTTTGGAATGACGAGAAATCTAGGATTAACCCGATCAACCATGACGGTATTACGTTTCAGCAAGCAGCAGAAGTCTTCTTCGATCCACTGCTGGTTGTTGTTGATGCAAGTCGCAATGATGAGGCACGAGATGCGATCATTGGGTTAGATAGACGGTGGAATCTCCTGTACGTCGTCTATATTGAGCGTGAAAACGACATCATTCGGATCATTTCGGCTCGCAAAGCCACACGCAAGGAACGTGAGTATTATGAAAGTTGA